The window TTAAGGCAAAGTGCCTCAGAACAGTGCTCGGGAccgttctggagactggaaggcCAAGGTCAGGGTATTGGCAGGGTGGGCTTCTCTTGGTGCCTCTCTCCTCGGCTCACAGAGGGCCGCCTGCTCTCTGCCTCTTCACACCCTCGCCCGGCTGTGTGTGCGTGCCCCGGCGTCTCTGTGTCCTGACAGTCCTTTCGTCCTTACCCTCCGCTGGCCCGCTCATCTGTTGTCCAACAAGGTTTGTGAGGAATGAAATGACCACACAAAGTGCCACCACATTGGAACGTCGAGTCGAGTTTGTTCCCCGGGGACCTGTAGGGACAGGccaagcccctccccccccaccccggccccccacAGCAGCCTTGCTCAGCGTCTCTCAGCCCCTGGTGTTCGGGCCTAAATGCAGTTTCTATAGCAAAGCACCCACTGTTCAAAAGCCAAGAAAGAATTTACCCACTTTCCCTCCAGTTGGGGAGTTCCGTGATACTCCTGCCAACACCCACATTGagatctctgtccctctcttcctgcccaGAATTCAGGAGGGCTGGGATTAATCAGCGGGATATCTGCTGTGTGGGAGGAGATCTATTTAATCCTCGTGAAGCTCTCAGGGCAGGAGAGTTTAGGCTTAAGTGTATCCCTCCACTCTCCCCTGTTCTCTGACGAGAGGGTGACTGAACTCCCATGTTGTGGCCTCACGGAGAGCGCCAACACGATCACCCAGCCCGTCAGCCCCTGTGCACTGTTGCTTCCTCAGCTTTGGACCTTGCCTTTTCCTTCCTGGAaccccctgcctccccttctgAAGCGCCCCCTGACCGCACAGCCTGCAGTGTTCTCCCGAGGGCCTGCTCTGTTCCAGCAGCACCCAGCCAGTCTGCCACCATCACCTGGCCACCGTACTCCCTGCCGGGTGGGTAGGTGGTgaggggagcagggctggagcCTCCGTGACCCCCTGCAgcgctctccctccctcacccctcacctTCCCCTGTCCCAgtaagaacaaaaacagaaggcACTCTGACCGCTGACAAATATCTGTGTTTTGGTCCTGGGAAATCAGGAAGTGTTCCTGGGAAAGGAAACTGCCAGCATGCTGGCCTGCGGCCTCCAGGGTGGATCCGGGCCTGGCGGATGGGAGCCCGCAGTCCCTGCACTCCCGTCTGTTGGGGGAGGAGCCTGCCGTCACAGTCAGCTAAGGGCCTGCGCCCTCACACACCATCTTTGCGCGTTAGAGAAGACCCAGGTGTCTCTAGTAGCTCTCTCGTACGTTCTTTTTCTTCCCGAGTTTAAGACCAATCCGAAACACCAGGACTCAGAAAACGTGAGCTGTCTGGAGCCCTGGATTTGTGTAAGGCTCCCTGACAGGAAACTTTGAGAAAGAAATGAGCAAGTCCAAAGTAAGAAGTGAGCCAGTAGGGATTAAGCGCCATGTGTGTCCAGATCCCTGAAGGAAAGAAGGCTGCTTGGCAGCAGTGTTGAAAGCAGCTCTGTCAGGCCCCTTCCCTGTGCCGGTCACTTCTACATGTGGCCTCGCTCAGTCCCTGCCCAGCCCTTCCAGGCATAGGAGCTAAAGCTGCGGAAGCCTCCAGGGGCCAGAGAAGCCGCTCCCGGTCACGTGGCTGTAAGTGTCAGCGCTAGGCTTTGAGCCCAGAGCCCCTCCCTCCGTCCACAGGCTGCAGGTTCGTTCTGAAGAGTTCAGCTCTCGTCTCTGGGTCCCACCTCCCCATTTGCACATCAGAagcctgcccaccctcccctgccccgtgTCCACTCCTCCCCACGTGGACACATTCTTAGGCTAATGAAGTTGTCTGCCTCGcccctcctggtacagggagcgGACAGGGAGAGGTCCCCACACCCTTGAGCAACTGCCCACCGGCCCACCTGACGTGGTTCAGAGCTAGGATGGTGGCAAGAAACAGAAGCACAGCCCCTTCACCTGGGGAGAAAAGATGGCATTCTTCAGAGCCCTCCAGACATGCCTGTTCGCACCTGCTCCCCACACTCATCCAGGCCCACCCTGAGCCTTCTCCATGGACCAAGTGTCCGTCTGTGCTCAGGACTGAGGTggcaggcagagacagaaagaaagctcTCGTCAGCCAGTAGCAGGGCTGGGCCTTGGGTCCCTTGGCCTCTGCTCAGCTTCCACCCAGGCCTGGCCTCCCCTTCTGGCTACCAGACAAATAGACCGTATGACGTCAAGCgctgagcccagggcctggcgCCTGGGAAGCCTTCCATGGAAGCGCATTGTGTCTGTGATGCTCCGCATGCATTGTGGTGTCAGGGGCTGAGCTGTGCCCTGTACCTTGTCTCTAGTACCCCAGTCCTTCTGCAAGGAAGACCACTCAGATGCCCAGTGATACTGAGCCAAACTCGTAGAGACTGTCCCTGCGCCTCCGAGCCCCTTTGCCAGTAATTGCTTCATGACTGGCCCTTTGTGGTCACAGTGCTTTGTGGGGGCTATGGTGGGTTTGTCACCAGCCAGGAGATGTGATGCCTGCGTCTCAGAAACAACACGAGAACAGGATATGGTAAGGATGGTTAAGGTTAGAAAGCCGCCTTGTGCTTGGGGTAACCCACCATCTCCCCCTTGATGACTCCAGAGCTGGTGGGTACCTCAAGTCCATCAGCTGCAGGAACCCTCCGTTggccagcagagagagaggctgCTACCTGGAGGCCTAGCCCTCGCTCTGCTGTGTGAGCTTCAGCAGGTATTCATCTCTCTGAActagtttcctcacctgaaaaacAGGGATGATAGTGCTAGGCCTCCCACCGAACGGTGTTGGGAGTTACCCCAGACCGTGGAGGCCCGGGCCCCCGGAACGGGCGCTGCCTGGAGGGGCCCTTGGTGGAGAAGGTCAGAGCGAGCACCCCCTCCACTCCTGGACCCCGTGctccctgccctttcccctccccgccacccacAGGGGCAGCTTCAGCCCTTTCTTCCTATAGCACCTGTGCCTCAATCCCGAATGCCTACTGAAGTCACCTGGGCTTCTGGCTCCCAGGCAGCCCCTGGAATAGGGGTCCTCCTGTGCTCACCACGTCTCAGACAGTGTGGCCGTCCAGGGCCTCAAACCGCTCCCCCCCGACCTGTACCCCATCATGTGCTGGTGTGTATGAGCAGAGTCAAGGGGAGGAGCCCAGGAGGGTTGAGGCTGGGAACTTGCCCTTTATGGGGCTGTTATGTGGACAGAACAAAGTCAAGACGTAACAGCGCTCTGTAACCTCCGTGTGCTGCGCCCGCCTCTGTTGGCGGCGATGCTGTATACGCAGGGGAGGGCTTGGGAAGATATCTACTCTCGGGTGTAGCAGATAAGGGCCCAGAGATACAGGGGCGATGAGTGACTGAGGATACAGAGAAGGTAAAGGAGGAGTCCATGGCTGTGCCGTCTGGGGCTTTCCTAAGCTGTAGAAGGAGGGGCACAGCATTTCTGCAGGGAGCCTGGAGAGAAGGCATGTAACACAGGCCCGGGCCAGGACATGGCCTGATGGGTGCCCGGTCTTGTTTGGCTCAGCCTGGCAGCCACCTGGTTAGGGGGAAGCCAGCGGTCCCTGCAGCTGCCCCTCTGTTGCCGTGGCCAGGCAGCCCCCAGCTTGGCCCTCCTAGTGCACTGTCCAGGCCTCAGGAGCAGTCCTGGAGGGAGGGTGTGGTGTGCTGTGGATGCTGAACCGGCCTTGGGGAGGCTGAGTGGCTTGCCCAAGGATGCACAGAGCTGGAGCAGCCACTGAGCCGGCGTCTGAGTGACCCCAGAGCCCTGCTGTGCCTGTCACACCACACCACTTCCCTCGTGGGAACGTGTAGCGGTACCGCAGGGCCCCTGGCTCCCTGCGTCCTCACATCCTCCTTTTCAGGTAGGGCCTCTGTCTCGTTCTGTGGAAGCCAGGGGCTGGTGGCCCCGCTATCAGAAGTGCTGACCTCAAGGTGAACTCACAAAGGAGGGTGACAGAAACTCCCACTTTGAggccagttgttttttttttcctggtttttttttgtgtgtgtttttgtttgttttgtatttgaagCCAAATTAAAGACGACGAAAGTCAGCCTTGTCACCACAGAAAGGGCAGATTTTGTTGAGTGAGGAAGCTCTGGGTCCACGTGGAAGCACCTGCTCTCGTGGGTGCATTTAGGCACGAGCGGGAGACAGTAGGGAAGCTCATGTGGGCCTGCGCAGCTGGACCAGAGTGTAGGGGACGTGCCACACAGCCCTGGAGGCACGAAGCACACCCTCCGCGCCTTGCCAGCTCACAAAGGACGACCCGCGGCCTCTGTGTGTCGTTGGTTCTCGTGCTGCTGTTGCCATCCTtgcagccctcccacccccaaatgcACACTGTGCTGAGTGTATTTTGTACACGTCATCTCAGGCCCTCCTCCCGCCAGCCCCCAGAGGCGGGTCCCGTTATGGCCCACGTTTCACCAAAACAAAAGAGGTTAAAGAGATTACCGACTGGTCTAGCCAACGAGTGAGAGCCAAGCCAGGATTCCACTCCGGTCAGTCCGGACCCCAGAGCACACTGCTAAGCCAGGTCTGGCCCACCGCCCTGTGCGCTCGCTTTCACTGCTGGCGATCGGTTCTCTCCGTTTTGGTGAGTGGTTTTGTAAAGCATGAGCCAAAAAGGCAACTTTACCTACTGAGCAGATTGCTAGGATCTAATAAACATACTCAAGTGCCTGACGTTTAGAATTGCCTCATCCTGTGACCATATTGAGGAGGTTACACAAATGTACTTCACAGTTTGGTCAGGAGATTGAAAGCCACAGTGAAGTAGTGATCACTGGTATATTCCATTTCCCTGACAGAGCAGTGCCCTGAAAGGTTGCAATTCTAAGTTGCTTCCTATGCTCCGAGCCTGTAAGTAATCACTTTTCCGTATATTCCAGGCATACCACAGTAAAGTAGAAggtgcctggggcgcctgggtggctcagttggttaagcgactgccttcggctcagggcatgatcctggagtcccgggaccgagtcccgcatcgggctccctgctcagtggggagtctgcttctcccactgaccctcccccctctcatgctgtctctgtctcattctttctctctcaaataaataaaatctttaaaaaaaataataaagtagaatgTGCCTAAGGATAAACATAGTTTAGAgactttaaaaaaggttttatttcttcGTCATGAAAATCATATGCTGTTTGACACGGGCGTGATTGTATTCTATATACACTGATACATGATTTATATGTGCGTGCGTGTATCAGGCATTGGacaatttagtttttaaatgagCAAACCCACCAAAGAATACATTTCAGAAATGCCGCTTAGATTCACGATCGTCTTAAACGCTGCTTTGCACATTTTCCTAACCTTCTGTGGACCCCTGGAATCCTCAGCTGACTAATTTGTTTGGGCCCATTCATGTTCCCTGGTGTTCCTCCTTCCAGGATTAATCAGAGAGAACATAAGCATCTCTCTATATAAAGGCCCAGCCCCCAGGTGAGGCAGAGCCTGTTCCCATTTCTGTCAGGTGCCTGGTGATTGAGGTCCCAGCCATGCGGCCCAGGACTCGCTTTCATGGCTGTTCTAATCTCCCTGCTTCCCAGTGACCAGAGGAGTCTTCTGAACTCAGCAGCTGTGTGGCCAGGCTCCCCTCTTCAGCGTTTAGTCCCAGTCCTCAGGAAGGAGAACCTAAGGTCTTAAGGGTCACACCTCATTCCCTGGGAGCTAGCGTTCTTGGGGCTAGAGGAAGGAAAGCCCTTCCGGTTCTGAGAgcttcccccccccacacactgagCTTTAGGCCTGGGGGTTCAAGAGGAGAGCAGAATGTGTTCATGCCCGAGAAGCAGCGTCCCACAACCAGCTACAGGGTTGGGTGACTTCTCCATGAGAAAGCGCAAGCCATAAACAAAGCCTCCCTCATCGCATCCAGAGCACACAGCTGTACTCCCGCAAGCTCCTGAGCAGCTCTCCAAGCCCGGGCAAGGCCTACAGCTGGAACATGCTGGTGGCCTCCACGTTGTGACAGGCAGAACAGGTCTTGGAAGCATCCTCGGAAGACTTCCATTGAGTCGAGACCCCCAGGTAAGGGAGGCAGCCAGTGTCCTTCATAAGTTTCCAGAAGTTCCTCCGAAACTTCAAGCCAACAAAGGCATAGAGCACAGGATTAAGGCAGGCCCGCAGGTAGGCGATGGCCTCTGTAACAATGATGGCATAGTGGAAGCTGGTCATGGTGGCGTACTCCCAGCTCGTGCTGCGGATGAGCTTCACAAGGTTGAAGGGCGTCTGGGTCAGCAGGAACACAGCCACCACCAGGAAGATGATCTTCAGAGACTTGTGCTTCTGGAAGCCTCGGGCATGAAGCAGGGTCTTGATGATGACTGAGTAGCACACCATCATGGCGAGCAGTGGCAGGAAGAACCCCAGTGTCATCTGGGTAGCGAGAACTACAGTGGAAATCTCCTCATTGTGATAACCACAGACAAGCTTGTCGAGATAATGGACGTTGCCGTAGATGATCTGCGGCAGGGAAACCAGCAGGGAGATCACCCAGATGAGCAAGCAGATGGCCTTGCCCCAGGCCATCCGCCTGGCCTGCTGGTTGTAGGCCTTGGTGGCCCGAACCACTGCAACGAAGCGGTCCATGGTGATGCAGGTGAGCATGAGCATGGACGTGTAGAAGTTGAGCGTGTAGATGCCCAGCAGGGTTTTACACACGACCTTGCCAAAGACCCACTCGTGGATGCTTGCGTAGGCCCAGAAGGGCAGAGTGCAGACAAACACCAGGTCAGCCAAGGGCAGATTCATCAGGAACACATCTGTCAGGCTCTTCAGCTTCTGGTAGGAGATGTATACGACCAGCACCAGCGAGTTACCCAGCAGGCCACAGATGAACACCACCAGGTACACGGAGGGCAGAAAGAACTTGCGGAACTCCAGGAAGCGTTCATGCCCCTGGCTGCCGTCACTGGAAGTGTTGAAGAACCCGGGGTCGACATAGTCGTTCTCCTCCATGGCGTGCGTTCTCGTGAACATCTGGGAGGCAAACAGGAATTATAGTCGGGGCCGAGGGGGACACCTCCTGTTCTCCTACAATCCTGTTGCCCCACTTTTAGGGGGCAGGTAGTTACCTCCTGAACCCACCTACGTTCTGCTCAGTGACCACGCAGTCCAGTGTAATGGAGACAGACAGTGCTGAGGGGTGATTGCTCAGACAGGACAAGGGGCCCTTAATTAGCcctaaaatcctttttttttttttttttttttttaaagattttcttatttatgagagagagcacgtgcacaagccgggggggggggggcagagggagagggagaagcaggctccctgctgagcagggggcccgatgtggggctcgatcccaggaccctgagatcatcacctgaaccgaaggcagacgcttaaccgaccgagccacccaggtgccccaattagcCCTGAAATCCCAAGGCTCTCACCCACCTGGGAGACAACATGTAACTGACCCCACGCACAGTCCAGAAAATCCTGTGCCGACTGGTCTTGAAAGCAAAGGTCCCCATGTGGTAAAGTGGGGGTGGTGCCTTTCTGGAAGTATAGGACTGCTTTGTACTGGGCAGGCCTGCCTTCGTCTGCCCATCCTGTGCCtcattttctattaaattaaacCCCTGCTCTTTGTGGAAGCTAAGGCGAGTATCCCCCATTGAGGAGACTTCTGGAGACCAGAAGGGGTTTGGGGGATGACCAGGACTTCTCTGCCTGGGTAGACCGTCTATCCTGTCTTTCCTTGCCCTCCACTGCCTAGATCTGGATGCGAGAGAAACCAGGCACAGAAAGCACCAGGCTGGCCAGCACCGTGGCAGAGCTGGCCGCGGCCAGGGAATCGGGCAGCTCTCCTCACAGCCCGGCCCAGCCTGCCCCTCCGTGCCTGGCACGCCCCGTTCCACCACCAGAGCCTGGTTTCTGGAAGACTTCCTCATCTTCGGGAATCTTTTAAAAGGAACACTTCCCGAGAAGGGAGCATTACTTTAGCTTGTGTGACTGGCAGCTTAGGCCCAAGGggtctcctttttaaaaatggaagatctGGCCGAAATGGGACGCCAGATGGATGGGCTACTGCAGCGGGGCCAGGGGCCAGCCTTGCAGCGAGGCTTGTAGCAACAACCAAAGAGCTGCCtttcctgcctggggctcccagcCTTTCAAGGCcgtcccttccctctgccccgtGACCGTGCCAAGGAGCACAGACAGGACACGAGGGTGAGGTACTGTGGCGTGGGAGCAGGGGCGGCTGTGGCGGGGTGCCAGGCCGCTGACCTGCGGAGAACTCAGCACACAGTGGCTCATTTCTGGTGACCCAGGGCCATATCCTGCTAATACCTTAAGAAGTCTCAAGAAAAACAGGCATTTGGTTTAGCAAAGTCAGAATGTCAACTGGCCATTCAGGGGCCTGTCCAAGGAGAGGTCATGTGTCCTTTCTAATCTACTCAAAGACTTCTTGTCCTGTCTGGAGATGGTATCAGCCCTGGCGCTGCCCCCTCGGTCCTCGTGGGGACAGGGCACGCTTTCTCTCCAAGGAAGGACCTCACCTCTGGGATGAGACTACTCAGTGAAAGGTCCCTGCTTTTAGACCACAAAATGTGAGGTGTGGAAGGTGATAGGCCAGCCGCAGTCCTCAGGCCCCACCAGCGGGCTGCTGGGTTAAGTAGGTCAGAGGAGGGCGTGTATGTGGTACTGCTTCATGCGGACACAAAAACATTTGCTTCATCACTTAGACTATGAAACAAGTGGC of the Halichoerus grypus chromosome 1, mHalGry1.hap1.1, whole genome shotgun sequence genome contains:
- the CXCR6 gene encoding C-X-C chemokine receptor type 6; translated protein: MFTRTHAMEENDYVDPGFFNTSSDGSQGHERFLEFRKFFLPSVYLVVFICGLLGNSLVLVVYISYQKLKSLTDVFLMNLPLADLVFVCTLPFWAYASIHEWVFGKVVCKTLLGIYTLNFYTSMLMLTCITMDRFVAVVRATKAYNQQARRMAWGKAICLLIWVISLLVSLPQIIYGNVHYLDKLVCGYHNEEISTVVLATQMTLGFFLPLLAMMVCYSVIIKTLLHARGFQKHKSLKIIFLVVAVFLLTQTPFNLVKLIRSTSWEYATMTSFHYAIIVTEAIAYLRACLNPVLYAFVGLKFRRNFWKLMKDTGCLPYLGVSTQWKSSEDASKTCSACHNVEATSMFQL